In Fusobacterium sp., the following are encoded in one genomic region:
- a CDS encoding PTS sugar transporter subunit IIB — translation MIKILTVCGNGIGSSLMCAMKIEEICKEEGIEADVSSSDFNSVAGKGADLIVTVKQLADQLSGYNVAEIRSYTNKKKIKEDVLDKIKELVK, via the coding sequence ATGATAAAAATATTAACAGTATGTGGAAATGGAATTGGAAGTAGCTTGATGTGTGCTATGAAGATTGAAGAAATATGTAAAGAGGAAGGGATAGAAGCAGATGTATCATCATCAGATTTTAACTCTGTAGCAGGAAAAGGAGCAGATTTGATTGTGACTGTAAAACAACTTGCAGATCAACTTTCTGGATATAATGTAGCAGAAATCAGAAGTTATACAAACAAGAAAAAAATCAAAGAAGATGTGTTGGATAAAATTAAGGAATTAGTAAAATAA